The Cervus canadensis isolate Bull #8, Minnesota chromosome 29, ASM1932006v1, whole genome shotgun sequence genome includes a window with the following:
- the LOC122431065 gene encoding 60S ribosomal protein L17-like — protein MVRYSLDPENPTKSCKSRGSNLRVHFKNTRETAQAIKGMHIRKATKYLKDVTLKKQCVPFRRHNGGVGRCAQAKQWGWTQGRWPKKSAEFLLHMLKNAESNAELKGLDVDSLVIEHIQVNKAPKMRRRTYRAHGRINPYMSSPCHIEMILTEKEQIVPKPEEEVAQKKKISQKKLKKQKLMARE, from the coding sequence ATGGTGCGCTATTCACtcgacccagaaaaccccacaaaatcatgcaaatcaagaggttcaaatcttcgtgttcactttaagaacactcgtgagactgcccaggccataaagggtatgcatatccgaaaagccaccaagtatctgaaggatgtcactttaaagaagcaatgtgtGCCATTCCGTCGTCACAATGGTGGAGTTGGTAGGTGTGCACAggccaaacagtggggctggacACAGGGTCGGTGGCccaaaaagagtgctgaatttttactacacatgctcaaaaatgcagagagtaatgctgaacttaagggcttagatgtagattctctggtcattgagcacatccaagtgaacaaagcccccaagatgaggcgcaggacttacagagctcacggtcggatcaacccctacatgagctctccctgccacattgagatgatccttactgaaaaagaacagattgttcctaaaccagaagaggaggttgcacagaagaaaaagatatcccagaagaaactgaagaaacaaaaacttatggcccGGGAATAA